The Aureispira anguillae genome contains a region encoding:
- a CDS encoding eCIS core domain-containing protein — translation MKKTINDNEFDSKTLSNESAQNKSNQINDFVDNSPEAIEMRKFQQQVDQSEESVSLQAYQDSISTDAEGMSSVKKKNTTGIPDKLKAKIERESGISLDDVTVHYNSSKPEELGAYAYTEGTNIYIAKGQEEYLAHELWHVVQQKQGRVSKTTEVNGKKINEDKGLEQEAEKIGIQGPKGSGSKEMPMNSPPQQQDVQTPLVQRARKNKAELMALTVGAFDQHRKAEQMDWANDPKFTETERKVIWGIIDWGLSGLATLKIETVVKEVLADAKNFTYIKNYCEAINGALGGDPTVQLIQLSNMSEIEKQGKWVAKLNKTIGGPMVKATIPRPAFKKLIADEPTAESFLTYYTSQNPILQTPTGEEVKAYVKLVKDEGAKIADYTGALPDIRNYHKFEKASLDKLKADKGQKDRPLTLILQSLYDHNGAFIRHQHVNKVIQNANIRAYAIEGPDVAKIQELTATGLASIAAKHGMGGKITQMMVAGHGNSTMVEMAGSKTEVKQNPKTGEYTSNPDKSDTPLYLGNASYEKFWGDFFEAAFNNMDTKGGLKPKVLLRACLTSSNEIDYDKLKKSLLGKGLNLDDKKIDPTTTSNQTIIRAAIKDQYAKHGSLVTMLEGKAKGRADILGAQASITAGTTGSINEKTGELGVIALTDPKVAGPKIEYVRHGIEPTGALKAVIESWADDKDKCFKQMQERINNPVNTDDGFIIQLLYSTILANYKDDILTANKLVSTAGTLSHIALGGAHCRPVSLKKDQMIQKHKAAFYPALLLKFGRKAAQLAIYQDWMQTDKTKGKDFVDLLANPAFNKNNVTKYLDFSMLNADVKTLLSGSGALRGRILLALVGFIDNKKNADCKAFLNTQVDKDKVLVKAVKDELQGYSEDKLRSDLGLPVEAAPIVGKKAPVGGGKGHTKNVDIVSNDFYVAPVRAETKKMTKAKLKDKAKLMAEPTTGSKQLGKFYFKKDFTVVGELKKIADDTDAGWFMLRKKDGTVAYMETKYF, via the coding sequence ATGAAAAAAACTATAAACGATAATGAATTTGATTCAAAAACGCTAAGTAATGAATCAGCTCAAAATAAGAGCAATCAAATTAATGACTTTGTAGATAATAGCCCAGAAGCTATTGAAATGAGAAAATTTCAACAGCAAGTTGACCAGAGCGAAGAATCGGTTAGCTTACAAGCTTATCAAGATTCAATCTCTACGGACGCTGAAGGAATGAGCTCGGTAAAGAAGAAAAATACAACAGGAATACCTGATAAGTTGAAAGCGAAGATAGAACGTGAATCTGGTATATCTCTAGATGATGTAACCGTGCATTATAATTCTTCCAAACCTGAAGAATTGGGGGCTTATGCGTATACAGAAGGAACCAATATATACATAGCTAAAGGACAAGAAGAATACCTTGCACATGAGTTGTGGCATGTTGTTCAACAAAAGCAAGGGCGAGTATCAAAGACAACAGAAGTAAATGGAAAGAAAATAAATGAGGATAAAGGACTAGAACAAGAGGCAGAAAAAATAGGCATTCAGGGGCCTAAAGGATCAGGAAGCAAAGAAATGCCAATGAATAGCCCTCCTCAACAGCAAGATGTTCAAACGCCCCTTGTTCAGCGAGCTAGAAAGAATAAAGCTGAATTAATGGCTTTAACAGTTGGAGCTTTTGATCAGCATCGAAAAGCAGAGCAAATGGATTGGGCAAATGACCCGAAATTTACGGAAACAGAACGTAAAGTAATTTGGGGAATTATTGACTGGGGATTGAGTGGCTTGGCAACCTTAAAAATTGAAACGGTTGTAAAAGAAGTGCTGGCAGATGCCAAGAATTTTACCTATATAAAGAACTATTGTGAAGCAATCAATGGTGCATTGGGGGGAGATCCAACCGTACAACTAATTCAGTTGAGCAACATGAGTGAGATAGAGAAACAAGGAAAGTGGGTGGCTAAGTTGAATAAAACAATTGGCGGTCCTATGGTAAAAGCTACGATCCCTCGTCCTGCTTTTAAGAAGTTAATTGCAGACGAACCGACTGCGGAATCTTTCTTAACCTATTATACGAGCCAAAATCCTATTTTACAAACCCCCACAGGAGAGGAAGTGAAGGCTTATGTCAAATTAGTAAAAGACGAAGGTGCGAAAATTGCGGATTATACTGGAGCACTTCCAGATATTCGAAATTATCATAAATTTGAAAAAGCTTCTTTAGATAAATTAAAAGCAGACAAAGGGCAAAAAGATCGACCATTAACTCTGATATTGCAGTCGCTTTATGATCATAATGGTGCTTTTATTCGCCATCAACATGTCAATAAAGTGATTCAAAATGCCAATATTCGCGCCTATGCAATAGAAGGTCCAGATGTGGCTAAGATTCAAGAATTAACAGCCACTGGTTTGGCGAGTATAGCGGCTAAACATGGTATGGGTGGAAAAATTACTCAAATGATGGTTGCTGGTCATGGAAACTCTACTATGGTAGAAATGGCTGGATCAAAAACTGAAGTTAAGCAAAACCCCAAAACAGGAGAATATACATCTAATCCAGATAAAAGCGATACCCCTCTTTATTTAGGAAATGCTAGTTATGAAAAGTTTTGGGGAGATTTCTTTGAGGCAGCTTTTAATAACATGGATACCAAAGGGGGGCTAAAACCCAAAGTCTTGTTACGGGCTTGTTTGACTTCTTCTAATGAAATAGATTATGATAAACTGAAAAAAAGTTTGCTTGGAAAGGGACTGAACTTAGATGATAAGAAAATAGACCCAACAACAACGAGCAACCAAACAATTATTAGAGCTGCTATAAAAGATCAATATGCTAAACATGGTAGCTTGGTGACCATGTTAGAAGGGAAAGCAAAAGGTAGGGCGGATATTTTAGGGGCACAAGCATCTATCACGGCTGGTACAACGGGTTCTATCAATGAAAAAACAGGTGAATTAGGGGTAATTGCTTTGACTGATCCTAAGGTAGCAGGTCCCAAAATTGAATATGTTCGACATGGAATAGAACCAACTGGTGCGCTCAAAGCTGTTATTGAAAGTTGGGCGGATGACAAAGACAAGTGTTTTAAGCAAATGCAAGAACGTATTAACAATCCTGTTAATACGGACGATGGATTTATTATTCAATTGTTGTACAGTACTATATTGGCAAATTATAAAGACGATATCCTTACCGCCAATAAACTTGTAAGTACTGCTGGTACTTTGAGTCATATTGCCTTAGGTGGAGCTCATTGTCGTCCAGTTTCATTGAAGAAGGATCAAATGATTCAAAAACACAAAGCAGCATTTTACCCTGCTCTACTTTTAAAATTTGGTCGAAAGGCTGCTCAGTTGGCTATTTACCAAGATTGGATGCAGACGGACAAAACCAAAGGCAAGGATTTTGTAGATTTATTGGCTAATCCTGCATTTAATAAAAATAATGTGACAAAATATCTAGATTTTTCAATGCTTAATGCTGATGTAAAAACGTTATTGAGTGGTAGCGGAGCATTGAGAGGTCGTATTTTATTAGCTTTAGTTGGGTTTATTGATAATAAGAAAAATGCAGATTGCAAAGCATTTTTAAATACTCAAGTAGATAAAGATAAAGTGTTGGTCAAGGCTGTTAAAGACGAACTTCAGGGCTATAGTGAGGATAAATTAAGAAGTGATTTAGGCTTGCCTGTAGAGGCTGCTCCTATTGTTGGAAAGAAAGCTCCAGTAGGCGGAGGAAAAGGACATACTAAGAATGTCGATATTGTTAGTAATGACTTTTATGTGGCTCCTGTGCGTGCTGAAACTAAGAAAATGACTAAAGCTAAATTGAAGGATAAAGCCAAATTAATGGCTGAGCCAACAACAGGATCAAAACAATTGGGTAAGTTTTATTTCAAAAAAGATTTTACGGTTGTTGGGGAGCTGAAAAAAATTGCCGATGATACAGATGCAGGATGGTTTATGTTGCGGAAAAAAGATGGTACTGTTGCTTACATGGAAACCAAATATTTCTAG
- a CDS encoding T9SS type A sorting domain-containing protein — protein MKNLLWLWVASFLSISIASAQTQCPDNIFINGDLETGTPTGSHQDIENANGFSRIWATGSWADYYTATTGPFSPYPAPATGNYASCWIANYNGGGTVYREGFKASLMYTLPPNTGSYTLTFDMACLGGWGNSEVAVYGISNSSGAAAPSPTGAFTPTNMNLYGPANTVLLNTIPISASSCSNNKTLQAVTINTNAAGYPAAGVTHIFITHSDNNTINGALYMGFDNFCLSVSSDCPASYVSNGDLESGTPTTSDQDIDNATDFRRIWGPGSNADYYTATTGPFFPYPAPQTGNYAGCWIANFNGGGTTYREGFQSRLVSTILPNTGSYTLKFDMACLYGWGNSEVAVYGVYNPSNGNAPNSPTGAFTPDNMSLFPAGTTVLLGTISISSSSCSNTKTNHTITFNSNAAGFPALGMTHFFITHSDNTTLNGALYMGFDNFCLQSFQELPCPKITDSRAECIDDVNGDGVPDYNIQITVDNPGIINFSTPCGTISPGSMSIPAAGTYNLTITSNGTCSPFAFYYESLDSNQELCWKDKVETELPPCKKECLCDESFFDDVNLGYNAVLDCPNDIFTPIALTDCDRVLWFIDGNHVATTIGNASFVNPHITGHYELCIEVHRTQADGTVCKHRFCRNLFSALQCLNRARLGVNPNPANDRVTLSWTTEEVPDRLSIGLFNSSGIEIQRINEINGHEGKLEINVQALESGLYFIKVEGSEYAPRPIKFVKK, from the coding sequence ATGAAAAACTTATTATGGCTATGGGTAGCCTCCTTTTTATCAATATCCATAGCATCTGCTCAAACACAATGCCCCGATAACATTTTTATCAATGGCGATTTAGAAACAGGTACCCCAACAGGATCCCATCAGGATATTGAAAATGCCAATGGATTCAGTCGTATTTGGGCAACAGGTAGCTGGGCTGATTATTATACAGCTACAACAGGACCTTTTTCGCCATACCCTGCTCCTGCAACAGGTAACTATGCCAGTTGTTGGATTGCCAATTATAATGGAGGAGGAACTGTTTATAGAGAAGGTTTTAAGGCCTCTTTAATGTATACTTTACCTCCCAATACAGGTTCTTATACCTTGACCTTTGACATGGCCTGTCTTGGAGGTTGGGGCAACTCTGAAGTAGCGGTATATGGAATAAGCAACTCGTCAGGAGCTGCCGCACCTAGCCCTACAGGAGCTTTTACACCGACCAATATGAATTTATATGGTCCAGCAAATACTGTATTATTAAATACCATTCCTATTTCTGCTAGTTCATGTAGCAACAACAAAACCCTACAAGCTGTAACGATTAATACCAATGCTGCGGGTTACCCTGCTGCGGGTGTAACGCATATCTTTATCACACATAGTGATAACAATACCATCAATGGAGCTTTGTATATGGGCTTTGACAATTTCTGTTTGTCTGTTTCTAGCGACTGCCCTGCAAGTTATGTAAGCAATGGCGATTTAGAATCAGGAACGCCAACAACTAGCGATCAGGATATTGATAATGCAACGGATTTCCGTAGAATATGGGGTCCAGGAAGTAATGCAGATTATTATACAGCTACAACAGGACCTTTTTTCCCATACCCTGCCCCTCAAACAGGTAATTATGCAGGTTGTTGGATCGCCAATTTTAATGGTGGAGGAACGACTTATAGAGAAGGATTCCAATCTAGATTGGTGTCTACCATCTTGCCGAATACAGGTTCTTATACCCTAAAATTTGATATGGCTTGTCTATATGGTTGGGGTAATTCTGAGGTAGCTGTTTATGGCGTTTATAACCCAAGTAATGGTAATGCTCCCAATTCTCCTACTGGTGCATTTACGCCCGACAACATGAGTCTATTCCCTGCGGGTACTACTGTATTGTTGGGAACCATCAGCATTTCAAGTAGCAGCTGCTCAAATACCAAAACGAACCATACGATCACGTTTAATTCTAATGCAGCGGGTTTCCCTGCCTTAGGAATGACACACTTCTTTATTACGCATAGTGACAATACTACTCTTAATGGAGCCTTATACATGGGTTTTGACAATTTCTGCTTACAATCTTTCCAAGAATTACCTTGTCCAAAAATCACAGACTCTAGAGCGGAGTGTATTGATGATGTCAATGGAGATGGTGTTCCAGATTATAACATTCAAATTACCGTTGATAATCCTGGTATTATCAATTTCTCAACTCCTTGTGGAACAATTTCACCAGGCTCTATGTCAATTCCCGCAGCTGGTACTTACAACCTAACCATCACCTCCAATGGTACTTGTAGTCCATTTGCTTTTTACTATGAGTCGTTGGATAGTAATCAAGAGCTTTGCTGGAAAGATAAAGTTGAAACAGAATTACCTCCTTGTAAAAAGGAGTGTCTATGCGATGAATCATTCTTTGATGATGTAAATTTAGGATATAATGCGGTATTGGATTGTCCTAATGACATCTTTACTCCTATTGCACTAACAGATTGTGACCGAGTATTGTGGTTTATTGATGGTAATCATGTCGCTACTACTATTGGCAATGCTTCATTTGTAAATCCTCACATTACAGGTCATTATGAGCTTTGTATAGAAGTACATCGTACACAAGCAGACGGTACCGTTTGTAAACATAGATTCTGTAGAAATTTATTCTCTGCTTTGCAATGCTTAAATAGAGCTAGGTTGGGAGTTAATCCAAACCCTGCTAATGATAGAGTAACATTAAGTTGGACAACAGAGGAAGTTCCAGATCGTCTATCAATTGGTTTATTCAACTCAAGCGGTATTGAAATCCAAAGAATTAATGAGATTAATGGACATGAGGGTAAATTGGAAATCAATGTTCAAGCCTTAGAAAGTGGCTTATACTTTATAAAAGTTGAAGGAAGCGAATATGCTCCTAGACCAATTAAATTTGTAAAGAAGTAA
- the rpoC gene encoding DNA-directed RNA polymerase subunit beta' yields MPFKKNYNAKSRPQFNSIVLSLASPDAILERSYGEVLKPETINYRSYKPERDGLFCERIFGPVKDYECYCGKYKRIRYKGIVCDRCGVEVTEKKVRRERMGHIKLVVPVVHIWYFKSLPNKIGYLLGYSSKKLETIIYYERYVVIQPGIIAGREINGSEVKDLITEEEYLDIMESLPKENLLLPDDDPNKFIAKMGADAVRELLSRMDLDKIAYELRHKAATENSQQRKSEALKRLRVVEAFRDGHTRMENKPEWMVIEYLPVIPPELRPLVPLDGGRFASSDMNDLYRRVIIRNNRLKRLLEIKAPEVILRNEKRMLQEAVDSLFDNSRKSNAVKAEGGRALKSLSDVLKGKQGRFRQNLLGKRVDYSGRSVIVVGPTLKLHECGIPKGMAAELFKPFVIRKLIERGIVKTVKSAKKLVDRKDPIIWDILENVLKGHPVMLNRAPTLHRLSIQAFQPTLIEGKAIQLHPLVCSAFNADFDGDQMAVHVPLGNQAILEAQMLMLSAHNMLNPQNGTPITLPSQDMVLGLYYLTKEKRSQDDIVVKGEGRSFYSAEEVIIAYNEGNIDLHALIKVRARTEDEEGNLIYGKRIETTVGRVIFNEKVPETVPYINQELSKRNLKKVISGILKRTNTSTTATFLDDIKDMGFYWAYRGGLSFNLPDLITPSVRAKRLETAHEEIEDIWNNYNMGLITNNERYNQIIDEWTQADNEITNVLMDEMASHKQGFNSVYMMLDSGARGSKQQIKQLCGLRGLMAKPRKSGDTGGAIIENPVLANFVQGLSVLEYFISTHGARKGLADTALKTADAGYLTRRLVDVAQDVVINIDTCTTLRGIKRTALIENDKIIQSLSDRIEGRYPLHDIKHPETDEILVSTEEVISAEMAVLIGELGIESVIVRSVLTCEAKRGVCLKCYGKNLATGRLAERGDAVGIIAAQSIGEPGTQLTLRTFHVGGTASYTVEESSLISKFEGRLEFDGVRTVIYKDEENGKEFPVVISRSGELRIIDTKTNRVLSSNYIMYGAALYVNDGDMIAKGDKICDWDPYNAAIITEFDGSIEFENIIEGKTYRVERDEQTGHEQFVVIESKNKKQVPAIKIVDAAGDTLRSYNVPVGAFIDVSDEQKVVKGQSIVKIPRVMGKIQDITGGLPRVTELFEARKPSTPAVATEIDGVVSFGRIKRGNRECIVTAKDGQKRKYLIGLSRHILVQEGDFVRAGMPLSNGNIAPHDILSIEGPFAVQQYLVNGVQEVYRAQGITINDKHIEVIVRQMMRKVQILDAGDTKFLEKEAVLKSDFLEENEDIYDKLIVEDAGGSTKIVAGMLITERQFQEEKAYLKRNDRKALQARPAIPATAKPLLQGITKSSLGTKSWISAASFQETTKVLSTASISAAADYLQGLKENVIVGKKIPAGTGLRHFDKLIVADMEKMEAIEAKRRAEEAAAEEEVIIGE; encoded by the coding sequence ATGCCTTTTAAAAAGAATTACAACGCTAAGTCAAGACCTCAATTCAATTCAATTGTATTGAGTTTGGCTTCTCCAGATGCTATTTTAGAGCGTTCTTATGGTGAGGTTTTAAAACCAGAAACCATTAATTATCGCTCTTACAAACCAGAACGTGACGGGCTATTTTGTGAGCGCATATTTGGTCCTGTAAAGGATTATGAATGCTATTGTGGTAAATATAAACGTATTCGTTATAAAGGTATTGTTTGTGATCGTTGTGGTGTTGAAGTAACGGAGAAAAAAGTACGTCGTGAACGTATGGGGCACATCAAATTGGTGGTTCCTGTTGTGCACATTTGGTACTTTAAATCACTACCTAACAAAATTGGCTATTTGTTAGGATATTCTTCTAAGAAATTAGAAACCATTATCTATTACGAGCGTTATGTAGTGATTCAACCAGGTATTATTGCTGGTAGAGAAATCAACGGTAGTGAAGTTAAGGACTTGATTACTGAAGAGGAGTATTTAGATATTATGGAGTCATTGCCAAAAGAAAATCTTTTGTTGCCTGATGATGATCCAAATAAATTTATCGCCAAAATGGGCGCAGATGCCGTAAGAGAACTACTGAGTCGGATGGACTTAGACAAAATCGCTTACGAATTGCGTCACAAAGCGGCTACTGAGAATTCTCAGCAACGTAAATCGGAAGCGTTAAAACGTTTGCGTGTTGTTGAAGCCTTTAGAGATGGGCATACTCGTATGGAGAACAAGCCTGAGTGGATGGTAATTGAGTACTTGCCAGTTATTCCACCAGAACTTCGTCCATTGGTGCCTTTGGATGGTGGTCGTTTTGCAAGTTCGGATATGAACGATTTATATCGTCGTGTGATTATCCGTAACAATCGTCTAAAACGTTTATTAGAAATCAAAGCGCCTGAAGTAATTTTACGTAACGAAAAACGTATGCTTCAAGAGGCGGTTGATTCTTTATTTGATAACTCTCGTAAGTCAAATGCTGTAAAAGCAGAGGGAGGACGTGCCTTAAAATCTTTGTCAGATGTACTAAAAGGTAAACAAGGGCGTTTCCGTCAAAACTTATTGGGTAAACGTGTGGATTACTCTGGTCGTTCTGTAATTGTTGTAGGTCCTACCTTAAAATTGCATGAATGTGGTATTCCTAAGGGAATGGCAGCTGAGTTGTTCAAGCCGTTTGTCATTCGTAAATTGATTGAGCGAGGAATCGTTAAAACGGTGAAATCTGCTAAGAAATTGGTAGATCGTAAAGATCCTATTATTTGGGATATTTTGGAGAATGTATTGAAGGGACACCCTGTAATGCTTAACCGTGCTCCTACGCTTCACCGTTTGTCTATTCAGGCTTTCCAACCTACCTTGATCGAAGGAAAAGCAATTCAATTGCATCCGTTGGTTTGTTCTGCATTTAATGCGGATTTTGATGGTGACCAGATGGCTGTTCACGTACCATTGGGGAACCAAGCTATTTTGGAGGCTCAAATGTTGATGCTTTCTGCGCACAATATGTTGAATCCTCAGAATGGTACTCCTATTACCCTACCTTCTCAGGATATGGTTTTGGGACTTTATTATTTGACAAAAGAAAAACGTAGCCAAGATGACATTGTTGTAAAGGGAGAAGGTCGTTCTTTCTATTCAGCAGAAGAGGTTATCATTGCTTACAACGAAGGTAATATAGACTTGCATGCCTTGATAAAGGTTCGTGCAAGAACAGAGGATGAAGAAGGCAACTTGATCTATGGAAAACGCATCGAAACTACTGTCGGTCGTGTGATCTTTAATGAAAAAGTACCAGAAACAGTTCCTTATATCAACCAAGAGTTGTCTAAGAGAAACTTGAAAAAAGTTATTTCTGGTATCTTAAAGCGTACCAATACGAGTACTACAGCCACTTTCTTGGATGATATCAAGGATATGGGTTTCTATTGGGCTTATCGTGGTGGTTTGTCTTTCAACCTTCCCGATTTGATTACGCCTTCTGTTCGTGCAAAACGTCTAGAAACAGCGCATGAAGAGATCGAGGATATTTGGAACAACTACAATATGGGGCTTATCACCAATAATGAGCGTTATAACCAGATTATTGATGAATGGACACAGGCGGATAATGAAATTACCAATGTCTTGATGGACGAAATGGCTTCGCACAAACAAGGATTTAACTCGGTATATATGATGTTAGATTCTGGTGCCCGTGGATCTAAACAGCAAATTAAGCAGTTGTGCGGATTGAGGGGATTGATGGCAAAACCTAGAAAATCAGGCGATACTGGTGGAGCAATTATTGAAAACCCAGTATTGGCGAACTTTGTACAAGGTTTGTCGGTATTAGAGTACTTTATCTCTACGCATGGTGCTCGTAAAGGTTTGGCGGATACGGCATTAAAAACAGCGGATGCGGGATATTTGACTCGTCGTTTGGTAGACGTTGCTCAAGATGTTGTAATCAATATTGATACTTGTACAACTCTAAGAGGTATTAAGCGTACGGCTTTGATTGAGAATGATAAAATTATTCAATCTCTTAGCGATAGAATTGAAGGGCGTTATCCTTTGCATGATATTAAACATCCTGAAACCGATGAAATTCTTGTTTCAACAGAAGAGGTTATCTCTGCTGAAATGGCTGTCTTAATAGGTGAGCTAGGAATTGAATCAGTGATTGTTCGTTCTGTTTTAACTTGTGAAGCAAAACGTGGTGTTTGTCTCAAGTGTTATGGCAAAAACTTAGCAACTGGTCGTTTAGCAGAGCGTGGTGATGCTGTTGGTATTATTGCTGCTCAATCAATTGGTGAGCCAGGTACACAGTTGACACTTCGTACATTCCACGTAGGGGGTACTGCTTCGTATACGGTTGAAGAATCTAGCTTGATTTCTAAGTTTGAAGGACGTCTAGAGTTTGATGGTGTGCGTACGGTTATCTATAAAGATGAGGAGAATGGCAAGGAATTCCCTGTTGTTATTTCTCGTTCTGGTGAATTGCGTATTATTGATACCAAAACAAATCGTGTCTTGTCTTCTAACTATATTATGTATGGTGCTGCATTGTACGTAAATGATGGGGACATGATTGCCAAAGGGGACAAAATTTGTGATTGGGATCCTTATAACGCTGCCATTATTACTGAGTTTGATGGTTCTATCGAATTTGAAAACATCATTGAAGGTAAGACATATCGTGTTGAGCGTGATGAGCAAACTGGACATGAGCAATTCGTTGTTATCGAATCTAAAAATAAGAAGCAGGTTCCTGCGATTAAGATCGTAGATGCTGCTGGTGATACACTTCGTTCTTATAATGTACCTGTAGGTGCTTTTATTGACGTTAGTGATGAACAAAAAGTAGTAAAAGGACAGTCGATTGTGAAGATTCCTCGTGTGATGGGGAAAATTCAGGATATCACGGGTGGTTTACCGAGGGTAACAGAATTGTTTGAAGCTCGTAAACCTTCTACTCCTGCTGTGGCTACTGAGATTGACGGTGTAGTTAGTTTTGGTAGAATTAAGCGTGGTAATCGTGAATGTATTGTTACGGCAAAAGATGGTCAAAAACGCAAGTATTTGATTGGCCTTTCTCGCCATATCTTGGTTCAAGAGGGTGACTTTGTTCGTGCAGGTATGCCATTGTCAAATGGTAACATTGCACCACATGATATTTTATCTATTGAAGGTCCTTTTGCGGTTCAACAGTATCTTGTAAATGGAGTTCAAGAGGTTTATCGTGCGCAAGGTATTACGATTAATGATAAGCACATTGAGGTAATTGTACGTCAAATGATGCGTAAGGTACAGATTTTGGATGCTGGTGATACTAAATTCTTGGAAAAAGAAGCCGTACTAAAAAGCGATTTCTTAGAAGAGAACGAGGATATTTATGATAAATTGATTGTTGAAGATGCTGGAGGTTCTACCAAAATTGTTGCTGGTATGTTGATTACTGAGCGCCAATTCCAAGAAGAGAAAGCTTATCTAAAACGTAATGATCGTAAAGCATTGCAAGCTCGTCCTGCAATTCCTGCTACTGCCAAGCCATTATTGCAAGGTATTACTAAATCTTCTTTGGGTACGAAGAGCTGGATTTCTGCTGCATCATTCCAAGAAACTACTAAAGTATTAAGTACAGCTTCTATTTCTGCTGCTGCTGATTACTTACAAGGGTTGAAAGAGAATGTTATTGTTGGTAAGAAAATCCCTGCTGGTACTGGTCTAAGACATTTTGATAAATTGATCGTAGCTGACATGGAAAAAATGGAAGCAATTGAGGCTAAACGTAGAGCGGAAGAAGCTGCTGCGGAAGAAGAAGTGATTATTGGAGAATAA